TATCAATCCTTTAATCAAGCAGGCGTTGAATTATATGATGCTAGCCAAGCAGAGATTATAGCAAGCTTGATGCTCCATCTTTCTTTTGTTGCTGATAATACAAGGAAACCTATGCATTCAATGGTTGTTAACAATGACTTCTTACTAGATTTGTATTTAGAAAAATACAAACTAGATGACAGCATCAAGCAACTCATTTATGAAAAAAACTTATCTGAACTAAGAAAGGAACTAGGAAAGGATCACCGTATCTATCAATTGATGGCAGTCCCTGTCAGCCAGCAATATCAATTAGTGGAAGAAGAGTTTGGGCACCACCAAGAAATGCAATTTATTAAAGCAGTGAAGGAAACCGTTAAAGACTACAAGTTAAAAGTCATTTTAGACTTGTCGTTTCGGTCACCGCAAACTTACTACAATGGCTTTTATTTTCAAGTCTTTTTGAACTACGTTAATCCCTTGTTGAGTGGTGGGAAATACAACAATAATGCATTCGGTATTGCATTAAATCTGTCGGATGGAGGGTTATTATGATAACAGTTGCCTTAAGTAAAGGACGGTTACTGGATGATTTTATCAGCTACTTAGACCATCAAGGCTTGCCTCATTATTTAGATGTCTTAAAAAATCAAAATAGAGCGCTCTTTATTGAAATTGATAACATCAAATTTGTTTTTGCTAAGGGGCCAGATGTACCGACTTATGTGGAGAACGGGATAGCCGATATCGGTATCGTCGGCTCAGATATCATCATGGAGGACACATTCAATATTTTGAACGTCTCTCAATTACCCTTCGGTGAGTGTTACTTTGCCTTAGCGGGACCGCCCGGTATTAAGCACTTCAAAACAGTAGCTTCCAAATATACCAATATTTCAGCTCGTTACTTTAAAGAGAAAAAGCAAGACGTTGAGTTGATTCACTTGCACGGTTCGGTAGAACTGGCACCACTATTAGGACTAGCTGATGGGATTGTGGATATCGTCCAAAGTGGCAATACCCTCCGTGATAATGGACTAGTCGTTTATGAAAAAATTCTCGATATTCACGGACGATTGATAACAAATAAGCAGACCTTTTACACACGAGAAAATGAAATTTATGACTTTTTAAATGAAATTGGAGTGATTAAATGAACGCCCAAGAATTTTTAACCCTCTTCCAAAAAAAGGAAGTCTCACAAAGCTTTGACTACTACGATGATGTGGTGGCTATTTTAAAAGAGGTTAGAGAAAACAAAGATGAAGCCCTAAAAACCTACAGCCAGCAATTTGATCAACAAACCTTAACAAGTCTAAAGGTACCTGTGGAAAAGTTAAAAGCGAGTTATGATACGCTAGAACCGCAAGTAAAAGCATCCCTTGAAACGATTAAAGCTCGTATCGAAGCTTATGAAACTGCCATCAAGTATCAAGACAAGTCACTGGGCGAGTTCCGATACGTTTACCGGCCCCTTGAGAAAGTTGGTGTTTATGTGCCAGGTGGAACGGCGCTTTATCCGTCCAGCGTGTTGATGACGGTTGTGCCTGCGCTTGTAGCAGGAGTTAGCGAAATTCATGTTGTCACACCAACCTTTAGCGACAACAATATTACTTTTGCTACCCTTTACTTATGCGGTGTGGAGAATGTTTATACAGTCGGTGGGGCACAGGCTATTGCTGCTCTTGCTTATGGAACCGAGACCGTTCCCAAAGTTGATAAAATCGTTGGTCCTGGAAATGCCTATGTGGCCTTAGCTAAACGCTTAGTTTTCGGTCAAGTGGGAATTGATATGATTGCCGGTCCAAGCGAAATTTTACTCTATATCGATGAAACCGCCGATTTGGATGCGGTCGTAACTGATGTTTTCGCCCAAGCTGAGCACGATGCCAATGCCAGAACCTTCGTCCTAACAGAATCAGAACACCTTCTTCAACAACTAGAAGAAAAAATACAAGACCAGCTAGCTAAGCAAGTACGCGCCGACATCATAAGCTTGTCACTTAAAAACAACCATTATGGCATTGTGGATAAGCGCGACAATCTCATTGCGGTCCTAAATCAGATTGCACCAGAGCATGTATCCATTCAGCACCAAGATTCAGCTGCTATTATTGCTGCTATCAACTATGCGGGAGCTGTTTTTGAAGGGCATTATTCACCAGAAGCCATTGGTGATTATGCCGCAGGGCCCTCTCATGTGTTACCGACCAATCGAACCGCTCGCTTTAGTCACGGTTTGAATGTAAATGACTTTTTAACAAGCCATGCGGTTATTTCCTTAACTGAAACAACCTATCAAACCATCGTTGGTGCGGCAGAAACGATTGCTGCCAAAGAAGGATTAGATGCTCACTACCAATCATTAGCCATTAGAAAGGGGAAACCAAATGACTAAGCAAAGGATTGTGACTATGGATCGCAATACGAGTCCCATTTTACCCTTAACCGATGGGCAAATCGAACGAGCAGTGAAAGCGACTAGCTTTAATCTTTACCCAGAAGAAGAAATAAAAACCTTTAAGCGTTTGTATGCGAAACGCAATCAATTTTCACCGGACTATATCGAATTAGCGAATGGATCAGATGAATGGTTACAGAAATTTATCTTAACGTTTGGCCAAAATGGTGTTATGACTCTAAATCCTGATTTTGTTATGTACCAAGTTTACAGCCAACAAGTGGCGGTTCCGTTTCACCAAATTGCTTGCCGAGCAGACTTTCAGTTCGATTTTGATGATATTGAGCGCGATATTCAAGCGTACCGACCGTCTTTATTTTTAATTTCGAATCCACATAATCCGACGGGTCGCTTATTTACCGAATCTGAATTAGAGCGGTTAGCAGCTGCCATGGCAGCAGTGGATGGCTACTTAGTCATTGACGAGGCATACGGGGAGTTTGCGCCAGACTATCAGCGGCCGACAGGGGCACATGTGATTATCGTTCGAACGCTTAGCAAGATATACGGTTTAGCTGGCCTTCGCATCGGGATTGCGATTGCAGAGGAAGCGACATTTGAGCAACTGACGCGCTTCAACCATCCTTATCCGGTTAATTCGGTGTCCTTGAATTTGGCCAATGAGCTATTCAGTGATGATGATCATTTGAATGATTTTATAGCCTATCAACAGCAGTCTAAACAGCGTTTGGAAGCAGCCTTAAAAACGGTGGATAAGTGGCTAACAATTGTCCCATCAAAAAGTAATTTTATCTTTACTTACGGCGAACGAGCACCGGAATTAGCAGCCTTTTTATTGGAAAGGGGCTATCAAGCACGTCAGTACGACGAAGCTTTGTTAAAGCAGGCCGTGCGCTATTCCATTATTGCCCTAGAAGACTATGATGGCTTTGAACAAGCCTTAAGAGAATGGAGTGAACAGATTGATTCGTAAAGAAAGAAAAACATTGGAGACTCGAATTGCACTGGCCTTGGCAGAAAATAAAGGTGGAGAGAGCAAGATTCAAACAGGTATTGGCTTTTTTGACCATATGCTCACCTTATTTGCTTTTCACTCTCAGTTGTATGTAGAAGTAGAAGCGGATGGGGATTTAGAGGTTGATTTTCATCACACAGTGGAAGATGTTGGGATTTTATTAGGACAAGCGATTCGTGACTTGTATAAATCAAAGGCATCCTATGAACGCTATGGTTCTTTTTACATTCCGATGGATGAATCCTTAGCTCGGGTAGCACTAGATTTATCGGGCAGACCTTATTTGAATTTTCAAGCTGATTTTTCAAGAGAAAAGGTAGGACAGTTTGATACGGAATTAGTATTGGAATTTTTTACCGCAGTAGCCATGAATAGCCGGATGACCTTGCATATCGACTTATTGAAAGGTGGCAATAGCCACCATGAAATTGAAGCTATTTTTAAAGCATTTGGACAGAGTTTGAAACGTGCTTTGGCAGCAACTGATGGCGGCATTCCATCTTCTAAGGGAGTGATTGAATGATTCAGATTATTCCAGCTATTGATCTGATTAATGGGCAAAACGTTCGCTTGACTAAGGGAGACTACGATAGTAAAACGCCTATGAAGCGGACGCCACAAGAAGCGATCCAATTTTATAGCCAGTTTAAGCAAGTGGCACGGATTCACATTGTGGATTTAATGGGCGCTTTGAATCAAGCGGCAACTGAAACGGACTTGATTACGCAACTCAAACAGCTCACTCACTTGCCCCTTCAAATTGGTGGCGGCTTAAGAGACCGTGAGACGATTGACCACTATGCGAAAGTGGGGATCGATTATTTTATAATTGGCACGCGGGCTTTTACAGATTTGGAGTGGTTAAAGGAGCTGGTTTCCGCCTATCCAGGTCGAATTATTGTCGGTATGGATGCCAAAGACGACCAGATTTATATCAATGGTTGGACGGAAGATAGTGGGTGGACTATTTCCGATTATTTAAAACAAATAGAGGATTTGGACCTTGCTGCAATTATTTATACTGACATTAATAAAGACGGTATGAATCAAGGTCCTAATTTTGAAAAAACAGAAGCCATCAGCAAGCAAACGCGCCATCAAGTGATTGCTAGTGGTGGTATTCGAGATCAAGCAGATTTACAAGAACTAGCAAATCGATCCATTACGCAAGCTGTCGTTGGAAAGGCGAGTCATCAAGCAACCTTTTGGGAGGGAATCAAATGAGTATAAAAAGAATTATTCCATGTTTAGACGTGAAAGATAGCCGAGTTGTAAAGGGGATTAACTTTGTTAATTTAAAAGACATGGGAGACCCGGTTGAACTTGCGAGAGCCTATGATCAAGCAGGGGCAGATGAATTAGTTTTTCTTGATATTTCAAAAACGCAAGATGGCCATGACTTGATGCTAGATGTGATTGAAAAAACCGCACAGGCGATTTCGATTCCATTAACGGTCGGTGGCGGTATCCAAACGTTGGCAGATATTGATCGTATTTTAGCAGCAGGTGCTAGCGCAGTTAGTATCGGTACAGCAGCGCTTAAAGACCCAGGTTTTGTAACTGAAGCAGTAGCCAAATACGGCAGCCAAAAATTGGTCGCAGCTGTGGATATTCAATTTGACCCTGAGCAAGGCGATTTTTATGTGTATTCACACGGCGGCAATCAACGTACAGACTGGAAAGCTTTTGACTGGTTAATCGAATGTGAAAAGTTAGGTTTTGGTCAATTATTGATTACGAATAAAGACAGAGACGGCGTTCAAAATGGCTTTGATTTAGACTTCTTAAAGCAAGCGAGCCAAGTGGTTTCCATACCGATTATTGCTAGCGGTGGCGCTGGTTCGATTGATGACTTTGTGACTCTTTTTGAAGAGACCACGATTTCAGCTGGCCTAGCAGCATCCATTTTCCACAACGGTACAGTGACGATTAGTGACTTAAAGAGCAGATTAGTGGAAGGCGGTATTGCGATTCTGCCAACAAAAAAGCCTAATTTTGAGAAAGCCAATGGGTTGATTTCGGCTATTCTCCAAGATGTAAACACTAAGCAAGTGTTGATGAATGGCTTTATGAATGAAGAAGCCTATCGTTTAACGATTCAAGACAATGTTGTTTGGTTTTATTCACGAACTAAAAATCGCCTGTGGAAAAAAGGAGAAACGAGCCAACACTATCAATATGTTAAAGGTATGAGCTTAGATTGCGACGCCGATGCTTTGTTAATTCAAGTCCAGCCAGCAGGTCCAACCTGTCATTTGGGAACGGCTAGTTGTTTTGACCAAACGGACTTCTCCTTGAATCAGCTTTTTCAAACGGTAAAAAGTAAGCTAGAAAAACGAGAAGAAGGCTCTTATACAGCTTATTTAGCACAAGAGGGACTCGATAAAATTCTAAAAAAATGCGGGGAAGAACTAACCGAAACGGT
This genomic interval from Jeotgalibaca arthritidis contains the following:
- the hisA gene encoding 1-(5-phosphoribosyl)-5-[(5-phosphoribosylamino)methylideneamino]imidazole-4-carboxamide isomerase codes for the protein MIQIIPAIDLINGQNVRLTKGDYDSKTPMKRTPQEAIQFYSQFKQVARIHIVDLMGALNQAATETDLITQLKQLTHLPLQIGGGLRDRETIDHYAKVGIDYFIIGTRAFTDLEWLKELVSAYPGRIIVGMDAKDDQIYINGWTEDSGWTISDYLKQIEDLDLAAIIYTDINKDGMNQGPNFEKTEAISKQTRHQVIASGGIRDQADLQELANRSITQAVVGKASHQATFWEGIK
- the hisB gene encoding imidazoleglycerol-phosphate dehydratase HisB yields the protein MIRKERKTLETRIALALAENKGGESKIQTGIGFFDHMLTLFAFHSQLYVEVEADGDLEVDFHHTVEDVGILLGQAIRDLYKSKASYERYGSFYIPMDESLARVALDLSGRPYLNFQADFSREKVGQFDTELVLEFFTAVAMNSRMTLHIDLLKGGNSHHEIEAIFKAFGQSLKRALAATDGGIPSSKGVIE
- the hisD gene encoding histidinol dehydrogenase — translated: MNAQEFLTLFQKKEVSQSFDYYDDVVAILKEVRENKDEALKTYSQQFDQQTLTSLKVPVEKLKASYDTLEPQVKASLETIKARIEAYETAIKYQDKSLGEFRYVYRPLEKVGVYVPGGTALYPSSVLMTVVPALVAGVSEIHVVTPTFSDNNITFATLYLCGVENVYTVGGAQAIAALAYGTETVPKVDKIVGPGNAYVALAKRLVFGQVGIDMIAGPSEILLYIDETADLDAVVTDVFAQAEHDANARTFVLTESEHLLQQLEEKIQDQLAKQVRADIISLSLKNNHYGIVDKRDNLIAVLNQIAPEHVSIQHQDSAAIIAAINYAGAVFEGHYSPEAIGDYAAGPSHVLPTNRTARFSHGLNVNDFLTSHAVISLTETTYQTIVGAAETIAAKEGLDAHYQSLAIRKGKPND
- the hisF gene encoding imidazole glycerol phosphate synthase subunit HisF, producing the protein MSIKRIIPCLDVKDSRVVKGINFVNLKDMGDPVELARAYDQAGADELVFLDISKTQDGHDLMLDVIEKTAQAISIPLTVGGGIQTLADIDRILAAGASAVSIGTAALKDPGFVTEAVAKYGSQKLVAAVDIQFDPEQGDFYVYSHGGNQRTDWKAFDWLIECEKLGFGQLLITNKDRDGVQNGFDLDFLKQASQVVSIPIIASGGAGSIDDFVTLFEETTISAGLAASIFHNGTVTISDLKSRLVEGGIAILPTKKPNFEKANGLISAILQDVNTKQVLMNGFMNEEAYRLTIQDNVVWFYSRTKNRLWKKGETSQHYQYVKGMSLDCDADALLIQVQPAGPTCHLGTASCFDQTDFSLNQLFQTVKSKLEKREEGSYTAYLAQEGLDKILKKCGEELTETVIAAKNNDAEELVSESSDLLYHLFVLLAYQGVDLSDVEAQLASRHGTKQNYRVRKTINQW
- the hisG gene encoding ATP phosphoribosyltransferase; this translates as MITVALSKGRLLDDFISYLDHQGLPHYLDVLKNQNRALFIEIDNIKFVFAKGPDVPTYVENGIADIGIVGSDIIMEDTFNILNVSQLPFGECYFALAGPPGIKHFKTVASKYTNISARYFKEKKQDVELIHLHGSVELAPLLGLADGIVDIVQSGNTLRDNGLVVYEKILDIHGRLITNKQTFYTRENEIYDFLNEIGVIK
- a CDS encoding ATP phosphoribosyltransferase regulatory subunit, translated to MTNQTILKQYQLVNDYMNRLDQNGYRLIDLNMIEPFHLKDKHFQPSSILFERNEQMFAIRSDWTRTLLNYNENFLLEERLFGYFGPVIRDYQSFNQAGVELYDASQAEIIASLMLHLSFVADNTRKPMHSMVVNNDFLLDLYLEKYKLDDSIKQLIYEKNLSELRKELGKDHRIYQLMAVPVSQQYQLVEEEFGHHQEMQFIKAVKETVKDYKLKVILDLSFRSPQTYYNGFYFQVFLNYVNPLLSGGKYNNNAFGIALNLSDGGLL
- a CDS encoding pyridoxal phosphate-dependent aminotransferase, with the protein product MTKQRIVTMDRNTSPILPLTDGQIERAVKATSFNLYPEEEIKTFKRLYAKRNQFSPDYIELANGSDEWLQKFILTFGQNGVMTLNPDFVMYQVYSQQVAVPFHQIACRADFQFDFDDIERDIQAYRPSLFLISNPHNPTGRLFTESELERLAAAMAAVDGYLVIDEAYGEFAPDYQRPTGAHVIIVRTLSKIYGLAGLRIGIAIAEEATFEQLTRFNHPYPVNSVSLNLANELFSDDDHLNDFIAYQQQSKQRLEAALKTVDKWLTIVPSKSNFIFTYGERAPELAAFLLERGYQARQYDEALLKQAVRYSIIALEDYDGFEQALREWSEQIDS